From a region of the Oceanithermus desulfurans genome:
- the sdaAA gene encoding L-serine ammonia-lyase, iron-sulfur-dependent, subunit alpha, with translation MPETLRELARCPRTPSRCVLEGEVAASGRSEEEVLAPLRERLRVMRASIEKGLATKAPSVAGMVGWNARTLWEADDPLQAPLLKRVQAYAMAVNEENARMGRIVAAPTAGSAGTLPGALFGVADHLGIPEDRLLMPVVLAAGVGQIISRTIFIAGASGGCQAEIGSSAAMAAAAVVELLEGTAAQAVHAAGLALQNTLGLVCDPVGGFVEVPCVMRNGFYAVHAVSAAQQALAGIESPIPADEVILAMASIGRLLPPELKETGEGGLAQTPTGKKLAKRALGEAEAEG, from the coding sequence ATGCCCGAGACCCTGCGTGAACTCGCCCGCTGCCCCCGCACGCCCTCGCGCTGCGTGCTGGAGGGCGAGGTGGCCGCCTCGGGCCGCAGCGAGGAAGAGGTGCTCGCCCCGCTGCGCGAGCGGCTGCGGGTCATGCGGGCCTCGATCGAGAAGGGGCTCGCCACCAAGGCGCCGAGCGTCGCCGGCATGGTCGGCTGGAACGCCCGGACCCTCTGGGAGGCGGACGACCCCTTGCAAGCGCCCCTGCTCAAGCGCGTGCAGGCCTACGCCATGGCCGTGAACGAGGAAAACGCGCGCATGGGCCGCATCGTAGCCGCGCCCACCGCGGGCAGCGCCGGCACCCTGCCCGGCGCCCTCTTCGGCGTCGCCGACCACCTGGGAATCCCCGAGGATCGGCTCCTGATGCCCGTCGTCCTCGCCGCCGGCGTGGGCCAGATCATCAGCCGCACCATCTTCATCGCCGGGGCCAGCGGCGGCTGCCAGGCCGAGATCGGCTCGAGCGCCGCCATGGCCGCCGCCGCGGTGGTCGAGCTGCTCGAGGGCACGGCAGCCCAGGCGGTGCACGCCGCGGGCCTGGCCCTGCAAAACACCCTGGGCCTCGTCTGCGACCCGGTGGGCGGCTTCGTCGAGGTACCCTGCGTGATGCGCAACGGCTTCTACGCGGTCCACGCCGTCAGCGCCGCTCAGCAAGCGCTGGCCGGCATCGAGAGCCCCATCCCCGCCGACGAGGTCATCCTGGCCATGGCCAGCATCGGCCGGCTTCTGCCGCCGGAGCTGAAGGAGACCGGCGAGGGTGGTCTGGCCCAGACGCCGACGGGCAAAAAACTCGCCAAGCGGGCGCTGGGCGAGGCGGAAGCGGAGGGTTAG
- the hemE gene encoding uroporphyrinogen decarboxylase, whose amino-acid sequence MTYVNDVFLRAARGEATPYTPVWFMRQAGRYQPEYRKIRERYTLPEIVRHPEVTAEVTRLPVRQFGFDAAILFADITTPLYGMGFDLDIVEGRGPVIHNPIDTAEDVRRIHLFSAEAHTPFVLEAIRILKRELEVPLIGFAGAPFTLASYLIEGGPSKNFVKVKGFMYAEEEAWNLLMRTLTNAMVEYLSAQAAAGADALQVFDSWVGRLTRHDYERYVAPHMRRLFEALKPLGVPVVHFGTQTMHLLSPMAEAGGDVIGVDTTTPLDWARDRLGTRPVQGNLDPTLLFAPEPVLARGVEAVLSANTGRPGHIFNLGHGILPGTPPDAVRRAVELVHTLSEVRT is encoded by the coding sequence ATCACGTACGTGAACGACGTCTTTCTCCGTGCCGCCAGGGGCGAAGCCACGCCCTACACCCCGGTCTGGTTCATGCGCCAGGCCGGTCGTTATCAACCGGAATACCGCAAGATCCGCGAGCGCTACACCCTGCCCGAGATCGTGCGCCACCCGGAGGTCACCGCCGAGGTGACGCGGCTCCCGGTACGGCAGTTCGGGTTCGATGCGGCCATCCTCTTCGCCGACATCACCACCCCCCTCTACGGCATGGGTTTCGACCTGGACATCGTCGAGGGCCGGGGCCCGGTGATCCACAACCCGATCGACACCGCCGAGGACGTGCGCCGCATCCACCTCTTCTCGGCCGAGGCCCACACCCCCTTCGTGCTCGAGGCCATCCGGATCTTGAAACGCGAGCTCGAGGTACCCCTGATCGGCTTCGCCGGCGCGCCTTTCACCCTCGCGAGCTACCTGATCGAAGGGGGGCCGAGCAAGAACTTCGTCAAGGTGAAGGGCTTCATGTACGCCGAAGAGGAGGCCTGGAACCTGCTGATGCGCACGCTCACCAACGCGATGGTCGAGTACCTGAGCGCCCAGGCCGCCGCCGGGGCCGACGCGCTCCAGGTCTTCGACAGCTGGGTGGGGCGGCTGACCCGCCACGACTACGAACGCTACGTCGCCCCGCACATGCGGCGTCTCTTCGAGGCCCTGAAACCCCTGGGCGTCCCGGTCGTTCACTTCGGCACCCAGACGATGCACCTGCTCAGCCCCATGGCCGAGGCCGGCGGGGACGTCATCGGGGTGGACACCACCACTCCGCTGGACTGGGCGCGCGACCGGCTGGGCACCCGCCCGGTGCAGGGGAACCTCGACCCCACGCTCCTCTTCGCTCCGGAACCGGTCCTCGCCCGCGGCGTCGAGGCCGTGCTTTCGGCGAACACCGGTCGCCCGGGGCACATCTTCAACCTGGGCCACGGCATCCTCCCGGGCACGCCGCCGGACGCGGTGCGCCGGGCGGTGGAGCTCGTCCACACCCTGAGCGAGGTGCGCACATGA
- the hemH gene encoding ferrochelatase yields MNVLLMYYGTPYDEGELADYYTDIRHGHAPPPALLGELRERYRSIGKSPLNEITFSLARKLEGELNRRLPRFTRGLATAPEPRDPRGDARVYVGAKHNAPFIAGAVRQMAEEGVDRAVAVVAAPHYSLRSIAEYRERVDLALDELGEPFTVRFVEEYYVHPGYVAAVARRVNRALWRIRDPERAVVYFTAHSIPLRSVEADGGVYPRQVEATAKAVARRLGLVRWRVAWQSAGRTDEAWLGPDINDALREDARAGLREAVVAAVGFPADHLEVFYDLDFEARQTAAELGVHLVRAESLNDADDYVAVLADLVERAWFEETP; encoded by the coding sequence ATGAACGTCCTGCTGATGTACTACGGTACCCCGTACGACGAAGGGGAGCTCGCCGACTACTACACCGACATCCGCCACGGCCACGCCCCCCCGCCGGCCCTGCTGGGGGAGCTGCGCGAACGCTACCGCTCGATCGGGAAGAGCCCCCTCAACGAGATCACCTTCTCCCTCGCCCGCAAGCTCGAGGGCGAACTGAACCGCCGCCTGCCCCGCTTTACCCGGGGGCTGGCCACCGCCCCCGAGCCGCGCGACCCCCGGGGCGACGCGCGTGTCTACGTTGGGGCCAAGCACAACGCCCCCTTCATCGCCGGGGCCGTCCGTCAGATGGCCGAGGAGGGCGTGGACCGCGCGGTCGCGGTCGTCGCCGCCCCCCACTACTCGCTGCGCTCCATCGCCGAGTACCGCGAACGCGTGGACCTGGCCCTGGACGAGCTGGGCGAGCCTTTTACGGTGCGCTTCGTCGAGGAGTACTACGTCCACCCGGGGTACGTGGCCGCCGTGGCCCGGCGCGTCAACCGCGCCCTGTGGCGTATTCGCGACCCGGAGCGCGCCGTCGTCTACTTCACCGCCCACTCCATCCCCCTCCGCTCCGTCGAAGCCGACGGCGGGGTCTACCCCCGTCAGGTCGAGGCCACGGCGAAAGCGGTGGCGCGGCGGCTCGGGCTCGTCCGCTGGCGGGTGGCCTGGCAGTCGGCGGGGCGCACTGACGAGGCCTGGCTCGGGCCCGACATCAACGACGCGCTGCGCGAGGACGCGCGCGCGGGCCTGCGGGAGGCCGTCGTCGCGGCCGTGGGGTTCCCGGCCGACCACCTCGAGGTCTTCTACGACCTCGATTTTGAAGCCCGGCAGACGGCGGCCGAGCTCGGGGTGCACCTGGTGCGCGCGGAGAGCCTCAACGACGCGGACGACTACGTCGCGGTGCTGGCCGATCTGGTCGAACGGGCCTGGTTCGAGGAAACGCCGTGA
- the polA gene encoding DNA polymerase I, whose translation MNGVQQPGLFQSKPERIVLVDGHHLAFRSYYALKDAGLSTSRGEPVHAVYGFARTLLKLLREDGDCVIVVFDAPGPSFRHEEFAGYKAQRVAPPEDFGPQVEKIKQLVDLLGLVRLEVPGVEADDVLATLARRAEREGYEVVILTSDRDTYQLLSDRVLVVTPDERRITPDYLRQKYGVGPEQWVDYRALTGDPSDNIPGVKGVGAKTAAKLLAEWGSLDRLYAHLDEVTPPGVRKKLEEGREAAFFSREISRMRTEVPLDVDLAGCHRNEVDSEGLRRFLLDLEFGTLLRELGLIQAPGAQEAEWPPPERAWLGYVFDRPEPMWAELGQLAAAWDERVAEGPARAVELERFPQLDAIQAKDLTVWALREGVRARPGDDALLLAYLYDPSNNQPASTVRRYGVGDWTDRARDRALAARYLWQEMSRRLENEERLWWLYREVERPLQRVLAAMERRGVKLDVDYLLALSQQLAAELERLEAEIHRLAGHPFNLNSRDQLETVLYDELGLAAGRRTAKTGKRSTSASVLETLRGAHPIVEKILQYRELAKLKGTYLDPLPKLVHPRTGRLHTRFHQTGTATGRLSSSDPNLQNIPIRTEIGRRIRKGFVAGEGYRLVVADYSQIELRVLAHLSGDANLQRIFREGRDIHTQTAAWMFGVEDAEVDPFRRRAAKTINFGVLYGMSAHRLSRELGIDYGEAQAFIDRYFDSYPGVRAFMERVLAEARERGYVETLFGRRRHVPELLSKARNVREAAERVAFNMPVQGTAADLIKLAMVKLAPRLEPLGAALLLQVHDELVVEAPEERAEETARTVKATMEEAWKLDVPLAVEVGVGRDWLEAK comes from the coding sequence ATGAACGGCGTGCAGCAGCCCGGTCTCTTTCAAAGCAAACCCGAGCGCATTGTTCTGGTGGACGGCCACCACCTGGCCTTCCGCAGCTACTACGCCCTCAAGGACGCGGGGCTCTCCACGAGCCGCGGTGAGCCCGTCCACGCGGTCTACGGCTTCGCCCGCACCCTGCTCAAGCTGCTGCGCGAGGACGGCGACTGCGTGATCGTCGTATTCGACGCCCCGGGGCCCAGCTTCCGGCACGAGGAGTTCGCAGGCTACAAGGCGCAGCGGGTCGCCCCGCCCGAGGACTTTGGGCCCCAGGTCGAGAAGATCAAACAGCTCGTCGACCTCCTGGGACTGGTGCGCCTCGAGGTGCCCGGGGTCGAGGCCGACGACGTGCTGGCCACCCTGGCGCGGCGCGCCGAACGCGAGGGGTACGAGGTCGTCATCCTCACCAGCGACCGCGACACCTACCAGCTCCTCAGCGACCGCGTCCTCGTCGTCACCCCCGACGAGCGCCGCATCACCCCCGACTACCTGCGCCAGAAGTACGGGGTCGGCCCCGAGCAGTGGGTCGATTACCGCGCCCTCACCGGCGACCCTTCGGACAACATCCCGGGGGTCAAGGGCGTGGGCGCCAAGACCGCGGCCAAGCTGCTCGCCGAGTGGGGCAGCCTCGACCGGCTCTACGCCCACCTTGACGAGGTTACCCCGCCCGGAGTCCGCAAGAAGCTGGAGGAGGGCCGGGAGGCGGCGTTCTTCTCTCGGGAAATATCGCGCATGCGCACGGAGGTGCCGCTCGACGTCGACCTGGCCGGCTGCCACCGCAACGAAGTGGACAGCGAAGGGCTGCGCCGATTCCTGCTCGACCTGGAGTTCGGCACGCTGCTGCGGGAGCTGGGCCTGATCCAGGCCCCGGGCGCGCAGGAGGCCGAGTGGCCCCCGCCCGAACGGGCCTGGCTGGGCTACGTCTTCGACCGACCCGAGCCGATGTGGGCCGAGCTGGGCCAGCTCGCGGCGGCCTGGGACGAGCGGGTGGCCGAGGGACCGGCGCGCGCCGTCGAGCTCGAGCGCTTTCCCCAGCTCGACGCCATCCAGGCGAAGGACCTGACCGTCTGGGCGCTGCGGGAGGGCGTGCGCGCCCGCCCCGGCGACGACGCGCTGCTGCTCGCCTACCTCTACGACCCCAGCAACAACCAGCCCGCGAGTACGGTGCGGCGCTACGGCGTAGGCGACTGGACCGACCGCGCCCGCGACCGCGCCCTCGCCGCCCGCTACCTGTGGCAGGAGATGAGCCGCCGGCTCGAGAACGAGGAGCGCTTGTGGTGGCTCTACCGCGAGGTCGAGCGGCCGCTGCAGCGGGTGCTGGCGGCGATGGAGCGCCGCGGCGTGAAGCTCGACGTCGACTACCTGCTGGCCCTTTCCCAGCAGCTCGCGGCCGAGCTGGAGCGGCTGGAAGCCGAGATCCACCGGCTCGCCGGCCACCCCTTCAACCTCAACTCGCGTGATCAGCTCGAGACCGTCCTCTACGACGAACTCGGCCTGGCCGCGGGCCGCCGCACCGCCAAGACCGGCAAGCGCTCCACCTCGGCGAGCGTCCTCGAGACCCTGCGCGGGGCCCACCCCATCGTCGAGAAGATCCTGCAGTACCGTGAACTCGCCAAGCTGAAGGGCACCTACCTTGACCCGCTGCCCAAGCTGGTGCATCCGCGGACGGGGCGGTTGCACACCCGCTTCCACCAGACGGGCACGGCGACCGGCCGGCTGTCCAGCTCCGACCCCAACCTGCAGAACATCCCCATCCGCACCGAGATCGGCCGCAGGATCCGCAAAGGCTTCGTCGCCGGCGAAGGCTACCGCCTGGTGGTGGCCGACTACTCGCAGATCGAGCTGCGGGTGCTCGCCCACCTTTCGGGCGACGCGAACCTGCAGCGCATCTTCCGCGAGGGGCGCGACATCCACACCCAGACGGCCGCCTGGATGTTCGGGGTCGAGGACGCGGAGGTCGACCCCTTCCGCCGGCGCGCCGCCAAGACGATCAACTTCGGCGTCCTCTACGGGATGAGCGCCCACCGCCTGAGCCGTGAGCTGGGCATCGACTACGGCGAGGCCCAGGCCTTCATCGACCGCTACTTCGACTCCTACCCGGGGGTGCGCGCCTTCATGGAGCGCGTCCTCGCCGAGGCGCGCGAGCGCGGTTACGTCGAGACCCTGTTCGGCCGCCGCCGCCACGTTCCCGAGCTGCTCTCCAAGGCGCGCAACGTGCGTGAGGCGGCCGAGCGGGTGGCCTTCAACATGCCCGTGCAGGGCACCGCCGCCGACCTGATCAAGCTGGCCATGGTCAAGCTGGCCCCGCGGCTCGAGCCCTTGGGGGCGGCGCTGCTGCTGCAGGTGCACGACGAGCTCGTCGTCGAAGCCCCCGAGGAGCGCGCCGAGGAAACGGCCCGGACCGTCAAGGCGACGATGGAGGAGGCCTGGAAGCTGGACGTTCCCCTGGCCGTCGAAGTGGGCGTCGGTCGCGACTGGCTCGAGGCCAAGTGA
- the hemG gene encoding protoporphyrinogen oxidase: protein MKKAAVVGGGMAGLAAAYYLQRAAEVAGRPVQVVLFESDRRLGGKVRSVQSGPYRLEGGPDAVVRYKPWFLDLVRELGLEGEVVGTTPAKPAALIFKGGRGYPLPEGLNVVIPSRFGPLVRTPLLSPAGKLRAALDLFLPRGPEGDEPFGAFVQRRLGREVWDNLAAPLTGGIYGGDPYELSTLAAFPMLKELEAKNRSLILGSLRAMRRRQGSREGGSLFASLQGGLGRVVEAVTRAADRVDWRLGAPVERLEHHEGRWQLFGPWGTEGFDALVLAVPARVAGELLGPLDPELAAPLREIPYGDTATVTLAFDRSRFPEVVGHGVLVAAGEGTRARGFTWLSRKWTGRAPEDKLLVRAYFSGAGAGLDEKGLVDAARSDLERIVGPIPDHEAAWTYRWKAGMPQYTVGHLDRVRRIEAAPSRWPGLELIGAAYRGVGLPEVVRDGRDAAARTLEHLSREP, encoded by the coding sequence GTGAAGAAAGCAGCCGTGGTCGGCGGCGGCATGGCCGGGCTGGCGGCGGCCTACTACCTGCAGCGCGCCGCGGAGGTGGCCGGCCGGCCCGTGCAGGTCGTTCTCTTCGAGTCGGACCGGCGGCTGGGGGGCAAGGTCCGCTCGGTGCAGTCCGGCCCCTACCGGCTCGAAGGCGGCCCCGACGCGGTGGTGCGCTACAAACCCTGGTTCCTCGATCTGGTGCGCGAGCTGGGGCTCGAGGGTGAGGTGGTGGGCACCACCCCCGCCAAACCCGCGGCCCTGATCTTCAAGGGCGGGCGCGGCTACCCCCTGCCCGAGGGCCTGAACGTCGTCATCCCCTCGCGCTTCGGACCGCTCGTGCGCACCCCGCTGCTCTCCCCGGCGGGCAAGCTGCGCGCGGCGCTTGACCTCTTCCTGCCGCGCGGCCCCGAGGGCGACGAACCCTTCGGCGCCTTCGTGCAGCGCCGGCTCGGCCGCGAGGTATGGGACAACCTGGCGGCCCCGTTGACCGGAGGCATCTACGGCGGCGATCCCTACGAGCTCTCGACCCTCGCCGCCTTCCCCATGCTCAAGGAGCTCGAGGCCAAGAACCGCTCGCTCATCCTCGGCTCCCTGCGCGCGATGCGCCGCCGCCAGGGCAGCCGCGAAGGCGGCAGCCTCTTCGCCTCCCTGCAGGGAGGGCTTGGGCGCGTCGTCGAGGCGGTGACACGTGCCGCCGACCGGGTGGACTGGCGACTGGGCGCCCCCGTGGAGCGGCTTGAGCACCACGAGGGTCGCTGGCAGCTCTTCGGACCCTGGGGCACCGAAGGCTTCGACGCCCTGGTGCTGGCGGTGCCGGCGCGGGTGGCGGGGGAGCTGCTCGGGCCGCTGGACCCCGAGCTGGCCGCACCGCTGCGGGAGATCCCCTACGGGGACACGGCCACGGTCACCCTGGCCTTCGACCGCAGCCGCTTCCCCGAGGTCGTGGGGCACGGGGTCCTGGTGGCCGCCGGCGAGGGCACCCGCGCCCGCGGCTTTACCTGGCTCAGCCGCAAGTGGACCGGCCGCGCCCCGGAGGACAAGCTGCTCGTGCGCGCCTACTTCTCGGGCGCGGGGGCCGGGCTCGACGAGAAGGGGCTCGTCGACGCGGCCCGCAGCGACCTCGAGCGTATCGTCGGCCCCATCCCCGATCACGAGGCCGCCTGGACCTACCGCTGGAAGGCGGGGATGCCCCAGTACACCGTGGGGCACCTGGACCGGGTGCGCCGCATCGAAGCGGCCCCCAGCCGCTGGCCGGGACTCGAGCTCATCGGCGCCGCCTACCGCGGCGTCGGCCTGCCGGAAGTGGTGCGCGACGGCCGCGACGCCGCCGCCCGCACCCTCGAACACCTATCCCGGGAACCCTGA
- the lysS gene encoding lysine--tRNA ligase encodes MRPPPDQLKQRLANLEALVEAGFEPFPYRYEKTHDAAQILQAHAGAGPEEAWPDERVRVAGRLVSLRRMGKVTFAHLLDESGRIQLYFHRDATDRYRMLKKLDIGDIVGVEGTVFTTKTGEITVAVERWQPLVKALRPLPDKWHGIKDKEVRYRQRYLDLIVNPEVRVVFRTRARVVRYLRRFLEERGFLEVETPVILQTAGGTEARPFKTFHNALAHEFELRISLELPLKKLLVGGYEKVFELGRVFRNEGIDAQHNPEFTMLEAYWAYADYQDMAEMTEAMLSSLVRELTGGYTVTYQGRTIDFTPPFRRLSFVEVLRRKAGLDFDPLDLDRLRIWADAKHPELVEVPSYKLLDKLFELYVEEELHDPTFVFDFPAVISPLAKKHRERPGLTERWDLFVAGMELAPAYSELNDPLDQRERFEEQARRREGGDEEAHRVDEDFLTALEHGMPPAGGLGLGIDRLTMILTDQPSIRDVILFPLLRPRAPEGEAEPAED; translated from the coding sequence ATGCGGCCGCCCCCCGACCAGCTCAAACAACGCCTCGCCAACCTGGAAGCCCTGGTCGAGGCGGGGTTCGAACCCTTCCCGTACCGTTACGAAAAGACCCACGACGCGGCGCAGATCCTCCAGGCCCACGCCGGCGCCGGCCCCGAGGAGGCCTGGCCCGACGAGCGCGTCCGCGTCGCCGGCCGCCTGGTCAGCCTCCGCCGCATGGGGAAGGTGACCTTCGCCCACCTGCTCGACGAGAGCGGGCGCATCCAGCTCTACTTCCATCGCGACGCCACCGACCGCTACCGGATGCTCAAGAAGCTCGACATCGGCGACATCGTCGGGGTCGAGGGCACCGTCTTCACCACCAAGACCGGAGAAATCACCGTCGCCGTCGAGCGGTGGCAGCCGCTGGTCAAGGCGCTCAGGCCGCTGCCCGACAAGTGGCACGGCATCAAGGACAAGGAGGTGCGCTACCGCCAGCGCTACCTCGACCTGATCGTCAACCCCGAGGTGCGCGTCGTCTTCCGCACCCGGGCCCGGGTCGTCCGGTACCTTCGCCGCTTCCTGGAGGAGCGCGGCTTCCTCGAGGTGGAGACGCCGGTCATCCTGCAAACGGCCGGGGGCACCGAGGCGCGGCCCTTCAAGACCTTTCACAACGCGCTCGCCCACGAGTTCGAGCTGCGCATCTCGCTGGAGCTGCCGCTCAAGAAGCTGCTCGTCGGCGGCTACGAGAAGGTCTTCGAGCTCGGCCGGGTCTTCCGCAACGAGGGCATCGACGCCCAGCACAACCCCGAGTTCACCATGCTCGAGGCCTACTGGGCCTACGCCGACTACCAGGACATGGCGGAGATGACCGAGGCCATGCTCTCCAGCCTGGTGCGGGAGCTGACGGGCGGCTACACCGTCACGTACCAGGGCCGCACCATCGACTTCACGCCCCCGTTCCGCAGGCTCTCCTTCGTGGAGGTGCTGCGCCGCAAGGCGGGCCTCGACTTCGACCCCCTCGACCTCGACCGCCTGCGCATCTGGGCCGACGCCAAGCACCCCGAGCTGGTCGAGGTTCCCAGCTACAAGCTCCTCGACAAGCTCTTCGAGCTCTACGTCGAAGAGGAGCTGCACGACCCCACCTTCGTCTTCGACTTCCCCGCCGTGATCAGCCCGCTGGCCAAGAAGCACCGCGAGCGCCCGGGGCTGACCGAGCGCTGGGACCTCTTCGTCGCGGGGATGGAGCTGGCTCCGGCCTACTCGGAGCTCAACGACCCCCTGGATCAGCGCGAACGCTTCGAGGAGCAGGCGCGTCGCCGCGAGGGGGGCGACGAGGAGGCCCACCGCGTCGACGAAGACTTCCTCACTGCACTCGAGCACGGCATGCCGCCCGCGGGCGGCCTGGGGCTGGGCATCGACCGCCTGACGATGATCCTTACGGACCAACCGTCGATCCGCGACGTCATCCTCTTCCCGCTGCTGCGTCCGCGCGCGCCGGAGGGGGAGGCCGAGCCCGCGGAAGACTGA
- a CDS encoding IMPACT family protein, translated as MNPQRPLRTLAEPAGYEEEIRKSRFVCFAARADDAEEARLFLESVKDPSATHNCWAYRIGPAYRFSDDGEPGGTAGQPILRAIEGHGLDHVVVVVTRYFGGVKLGAGGLARAYGGVAAECLRRARILEIQPQRRLLVAIPYALSAKLYPILVAAGARRLGEAYASDHLVWEVEVDAARVPELEAALRDASKGSVRVQPLE; from the coding sequence GTGAACCCGCAGCGGCCGCTGCGCACCCTGGCGGAACCCGCGGGGTACGAGGAGGAGATCAGGAAGAGCCGCTTCGTCTGCTTCGCGGCGCGCGCCGACGACGCTGAGGAGGCCAGGCTCTTCCTGGAGTCGGTGAAGGACCCCTCCGCCACCCACAACTGCTGGGCCTACCGCATCGGCCCCGCCTACCGCTTCTCCGACGACGGCGAACCGGGGGGGACCGCCGGGCAGCCTATCCTGCGGGCCATCGAGGGCCACGGCCTCGACCACGTGGTCGTGGTGGTGACCCGCTACTTCGGCGGCGTCAAGCTGGGAGCGGGCGGCCTGGCGCGCGCCTACGGCGGCGTGGCCGCCGAGTGCCTGCGGAGGGCGCGGATCCTCGAGATCCAGCCCCAGCGCCGCCTCCTGGTCGCGATCCCCTACGCCCTGAGCGCCAAGCTCTACCCGATCCTCGTCGCCGCCGGGGCCCGGCGGCTGGGCGAGGCCTACGCCTCGGACCACCTCGTGTGGGAAGTGGAGGTCGACGCCGCCCGGGTTCCCGAGCTGGAAGCCGCGCTGCGCGACGCCAGCAAGGGCAGCGTGCGCGTGCAGCCGTTAGAATGA
- a CDS encoding DUF2179 domain-containing protein translates to MELLLSALLVFALRLLDVPLSTVRMLYMVRGQRGVAAALAFFEALIWLVAITRVFAHLTSPVQYLGWALGFAVGTALGMGVEGWLAPGYVTLRIITRGSARTLVNRLRSAGYGVTEVEGRGLEGPVAVLYVVVQRRSVRSLLRLVEEHDPKAFITLEQTQRARGGHVRERPLWGGVRK, encoded by the coding sequence ATGGAACTGCTGCTCTCGGCGCTGCTGGTCTTCGCGCTGCGGCTGCTCGACGTACCGCTTTCGACGGTGCGCATGCTCTACATGGTGCGGGGGCAGCGGGGGGTGGCCGCGGCGCTGGCCTTCTTCGAGGCGCTGATCTGGCTGGTCGCGATCACCCGCGTCTTCGCGCACCTGACCTCCCCGGTGCAGTACCTGGGCTGGGCGTTGGGCTTCGCCGTCGGCACCGCGCTGGGGATGGGGGTCGAAGGCTGGCTGGCGCCGGGCTACGTCACCCTGCGCATCATCACCCGCGGCTCGGCGCGCACGCTCGTCAACCGTCTGCGGAGCGCGGGCTACGGGGTAACCGAGGTCGAGGGCCGGGGGCTCGAGGGCCCGGTCGCGGTGCTCTACGTGGTGGTGCAGCGCCGCAGCGTCCGCTCGCTGCTGCGCCTCGTCGAGGAGCACGACCCCAAGGCCTTCATCACCCTCGAGCAGACCCAGCGCGCCCGCGGCGGGCACGTGCGCGAGCGGCCCCTCTGGGGCGGGGTGCGCAAGTGA
- the aroE gene encoding shikimate dehydrogenase — protein sequence MQLGLIGDPVHHSRSPAMMNAALAAAGLSGRYRLLPTPAEALSARLAEVRAGMAGVNVTVPHKRRVVARLDEIDPVAAAIGAVNTIVNREGRLVGFNTDADGFYWALERDGLCSGEALVLGAGGAARAVVYALVARGWLVGVHNRTLERAQRLVEEVGGWLVVPQKLEKAVRRTPLLVNATSVGLGDPEASPLPPGVLPKAGAVVDLVYQPLETRLLREARAAGLAVQDGLAMLLGQGVRAFELWTGRPAPVAVMERALREGGR from the coding sequence GTGCAGCTGGGACTGATCGGCGACCCCGTCCACCATTCCAGGAGCCCCGCGATGATGAACGCCGCGCTGGCGGCCGCCGGGCTGTCCGGCCGCTACCGCCTCCTGCCCACGCCCGCGGAGGCCCTGTCCGCGCGGCTGGCCGAGGTACGCGCCGGCATGGCGGGCGTGAACGTCACCGTGCCGCACAAGCGCCGGGTCGTCGCGCGGCTCGACGAAATCGACCCGGTGGCGGCGGCGATCGGCGCGGTGAACACGATCGTCAACCGTGAGGGCCGTCTCGTGGGCTTCAACACCGACGCCGACGGCTTTTACTGGGCTCTGGAGCGCGACGGGCTCTGCTCCGGAGAAGCGCTGGTGCTGGGCGCGGGGGGCGCGGCGCGCGCCGTCGTCTACGCCCTGGTGGCCCGGGGCTGGCTCGTGGGGGTGCACAACCGCACTCTCGAGCGCGCCCAGCGCCTCGTCGAGGAGGTCGGCGGCTGGCTGGTGGTGCCGCAGAAGCTGGAAAAGGCGGTGCGCCGAACCCCGTTGCTCGTCAACGCCACTTCGGTCGGCCTCGGCGACCCGGAGGCCTCGCCGCTGCCCCCGGGCGTCCTGCCTAAAGCGGGGGCCGTGGTGGACCTGGTCTACCAGCCGCTGGAAACCCGCTTGCTGCGGGAGGCGCGGGCCGCCGGGCTCGCCGTACAGGACGGGCTGGCGATGCTCCTGGGCCAGGGGGTGCGCGCCTTCGAACTCTGGACCGGACGGCCGGCCCCGGTCGCCGTGATGGAGCGGGCGCTGCGGGAGGGGGGGCGCTGA